From the Orcinus orca chromosome 7, mOrcOrc1.1, whole genome shotgun sequence genome, the window CTAtagatcctggctcctcccttccctcttcaggACCGTGagatctgagaggctgtctcctgagcttaagtcctcagtatgtctgccaaataaaacataattctcaacttctaAGTTGTGCGTTTTTTTCAGTCGACGGGGCATTGACTGCTGGGCACAGCGGGCGTGTGGTCCCCAGGCCATCAGCGGCGAGGCAGGGATGAGAAGACAGTGGCTGCCGGTGGTGCTTGTTGGTAGCAAGCATTGAGGGGTGAAGCCAGCTGAGGACGTGGGGCAGGAAGTGGAGGGGTCCCCCGCCACCAGGTCTGACTGTGAAGGGAAACCAAGAGGGGTGCACAGAAGGGAAATGGAGCTGTGTGTGCTCAGGTGAACAGAGAGGGTCCTGAATGGGGAGCCGGGTGCCCCCGGGGCCACAGGGCAGGCGGGTAGGGCGTCTGCTGAGGGTTGCTTGAGGGTGGGGTTTTCTTCTTCTGAGAACAGGAGGGCAGCTGGGACTTTGAAGACACGCAATAATGCAGCTATGTGTCTTGGGTGGTCATGGGTGTGTCCAAGAGGGGACACAGCTCTGGCCAGGGCACCCCAGGGGCTTCCCCGGGAGGCGCACGGGAGGCAGTCCTTCGAGCACTTTGGAGGGGCATCTGGAGCCGTCATTCTCCAATGCTTGACGTAACTGGGTGCATGAAAATCCGAGTGGCATGTAAATGaccacacacacgcaaacacacacgcacgcacatgaATTAACACACAGGTCAGCACCATGTCCAGGGGGTGAGGGTGCCTTTCGTCTGGTACGTTTGGTCAAGGCCCAGCTGCCACAAGTGGACTCTCATAGGAGTCgggactttgtgtgtgtgtgtgtgtgtgtgtgtgtgtgtgtgtgtgtgtgtgtgcagttaaTTTACAGAAACCAAACTCAGACCAGCTcaagggggaaaagaaacaaagaatgtaCTGGTTTTTCCCAAAGCGACAGGCTAGGCCAACAGATTCTTCCTCTTTCACATTGAAGCctggacacagggagggaagCTACACACTGGCCACAGGAGGTGGAGACAGAAGTGAGGGCAGGAAGCCTTGCTGGACGGCTGGGGCCAGTGGGCAGCCACTGCCTGGGCACCGcggccacctcccctccccctcccaggtcCCTCCCAGCACAGCTGGGTGTTCATGCCAGGGTCCCGGGAGAGAACTCTCAGAATAACCCCTACTTCTCACTTACCTTAAAGGACAGCCTGCAGACCCTGGAGGCTGCACACAGGATGGAGTTCATTCCATCACATATTTCCAACGAGCAGAACACGCAGCACCCGAGTTTCACAAAACCTTACAAACTTCTTATTGTGTGTAGTGGTTTCTATGGTTAGATGCTAGTACAAATACCAGTGTCTAAAGTTAAATAGGgagtattttctattattttattttaaagacaagcAGCTTGCAGCCCATTAAACCGGTTTCTTCGCCACCTGGTGGGGCGGGGCCCAAACCTCGTGCGTCCTGGCTCTGCCCAGGGCAGGCAGCCCCACTCCCCCCAAGTCCCCGAGTCTGCACTGCTGGTGGTCATGTTTTGGGGGCCCTTCTGCCTGCAGACCCAGCGCCCAGGCACTCGGCGATGCCCACAGACCGGCTGCCCTGGTGTGAGTTGAGCACGAGGGGTGGAGCCCCGGCAGGGCGTCCAGCCCAGGGAGGCCGCTGTGGGTCTGCCTGTTGTCCAGCTCAGTGGCCAAGGGTGGGGGGGTTCCTGGGGCGCAGCTGCCTGGATGGGACCTGGGTCCTGTCAACAAGCCAGGCAGTTAGCTGGTGTCtgcttgcctcagtttccccacctacaCTCTGGGGATCCTCCTAGGGTCAGTGTGAGGACAGGGGGCATCGCAGTTGGTGCTCTGTGGACAGACACCATGCACAGGCCTTTCTAAGAAGTGTTCCCTGATGGGCAAGAGGGGCCGGGCTGATTTGTCAAATGAGAGAGTAAGTGGAGCAGAGTGGAGATGCTTCTCCTAAGAAAACCAAGAAGACCACCACGTGCGTCGTGCATTCAAGTCAGGAGTTTATTCAGTACGAGGCCGGCCCGACTCCCACGGGCTGGGGGCCCCCCTGCCCCGGATGCTCACTCCTCCCTGTAGGGGACGTGGAAGCCCAGGGTGGTCCCCAGCGGGAAGTGGGCGAAGAAGGTGCGGGCCATGTCCTCCAGCTGGGGGTAGGCCCCCAGGGCCTGGAAGTGTTGCACATAGTTCCAGAAGTCGGACGTGGAGAAGGGCCAGTAGGGCATGGCCGGCAGCTCCGCGTAGGGGTCTGGAGGGGGGACAACAGTTGCTAAGGGGCTGACCCACCCGCACCTGCGCGGAGGCACTGAGCCTGGCCATCTGAGGAGCAGCTGCGGGTAACACTAGCCCTGCCCCTCAGGACTCCTggcctggggacagaggaggggagaagggcggAGTCTGGCCCATCCTGCAGACACTGAGCGGGATGCAGGGCATGCGGCTGGGATTCGGAGGACACCACAGCCCCCAGCCTTGGAGTCCGGGTGCTCTGCACCAAGGTGGGACTAGGGGCCTGAGATGAGAATGCTGGGGTCCTCGGGGGCTCAGAGGGTCTCTCCTGCCCggtgtgtccccagtggctggAGGAGAGGGCCCAGGGAAGAGGCTGCAGTCCCTCTGCCAGTGCGGCTCAGCCTACACCTGAGCCGGGGCTCCCACTTCCCCCGCTCTGGACCGGAGGCCAGCTCCCACCCGGCCACTCTTcttcccccaccgccccccagaCACGTGAGACCAGAACCGGGAAAGCAATACGGTACCTCCTTCCTCCTGCACCGGCTTGGCCCCTgcgagggaagggagagaagtcaCCCCAGAGGCCCCCCAGGAAGGACCTCACCACCCACCGGTACTCCAGTGCCTAGACAGGACAGCACAGGAGGACAGGCAGCCCCTCACCTGCCAGAGGTCCCAGCAGGAGGCAGAGGGCCAGCCCGGGCACCAGGTAGGTCTTCATGTTCCCCAGGCCTGTCCCCCACCGACCGATGGTGCTCAGGTCCACCTGCAGCAAGAGGAACCCGGACAGGTGAGACCACCCACCCCTCGGACCGCCACTGCTCCCGCCACCCACAGGTGGGCCACTCCTGGGAAAATAGCTCTGGTGAAAAGAGAAGTTGCCAGTGTTTTCCTGACAATTTCGATTTCAGTGGCTTCAAGCCTTTCTTCTGAGGCTAACCTCCGGGCAGAATCAGTTGGCCTTATTTAATTTAACTATTTAAGgaatccccccccaccccgcatatGCCCTCCCCAGAGGTTACCTCGCAGCTGCTGTCCTCCAGCCGTGTAGCCTGACGGGCGTCTGCTGCCAGCGCACAGGCTCCCCTTTATAAAAGGCCGGGGACAGGGGCAGACGTCACCTCCGTGAACCTTCAAACTGAATATTCCATCCCCGCCCAGAGGACTGAGGGCTTCTGTGACCCTGCTGGCGGCCACCTCCCAGGAGTCCACTTTTGGGAATCTGATCCAAAGATCAAATtgggagaaaaacatttttgcaCAGGCCTAAGGTTTTAGGACTGAATTCAACATTGGTACTCAAAATAAACCCAATTTCCTTTCTACCAGGAGAGAAAGACATTCGAAGTCTGACATTGGGGCTGCGATGCCCCCCTTGTGGGAGCAGGGTAATCACAGAGCTGCCCCGGGGACAGGCAGGCAGGACGGGACCCTCGGGGAGCCAACAGCAGCCCTGGGTCAGCAGCCCCCGCTGACAGGTCACCGTTGAGCACAGTGACAGGCAGGAAGCGAGGTGTCCAGCCTGATGTCCCACCTCCAGACTGGCGCCTCTGGCTTATAAGCAGTGATTAAGTCTGTCGCCATGCAAGACAGCTACTTAGCAGGTGACCGTTACAGGTTCCTCAGGTATGAGGGGACTATAGCCCCCAGATGCACAGGAAGGATGTCTTCTGGCAAAGAAGCCCCAGCAGAATTTAGGGGTTCGAGTCCCCGGCTCCACCAGAATCTGCTCACATGTCCCCACCCAAGTGAGGAGGGGCTGTGCTTCCCCCCAGAATGCCCAGACTTTCAGAGATGGGACCCGAGCGTCCTCTGTTCAACCTGCCTGTGATGCGGCCGCACACCAGGCtgaactttgggttttattttcagAAGTCGGACCCTGTGCCTCTAGAGAGAAATCCTTTTAGGGAAGCTGAGCTGCGGTCCTCAGGTGGGCACTTGGTAACCGTGTCGGGGTCCCCAGAACCTCTCCCAGGCGCGCTAGGGGGCCCCCAGGACTCAGCAGAGCCCGTGCTCACAGCTGGATTCAGGACAGAGAAAGGATACAAAGCAGCATCAGTAAAAGGAAGAGGCTGATGGGGACAAGTCGGGGACCAGGCGTGAGCACACGACACACTTAGCTCTCTGCCACCAGCCGTGATGACCTGTGACGTGCTGTCTCCCCGGGGAGCCCGTCAGAGACACAGCG encodes:
- the OTOS gene encoding otospiralin, producing the protein MKTYLVPGLALCLLLGPLAGAKPVQEEGDPYAELPAMPYWPFSTSDFWNYVQHFQALGAYPQLEDMARTFFAHFPLGTTLGFHVPYREE